In one Winogradskyella sp. MH6 genomic region, the following are encoded:
- a CDS encoding sulfite exporter TauE/SafE family protein has translation MRDLSYVFLFLALIAEVLGTIGGFGSSVFFVPIANFYFDFESVLGLTAIYHLSSNLSKIVLFKKGLDKKLLINIGVPSVIFVVVGGLLAKAFNSHYLELFLGLFLVVLAIVFLIKKDLIISPNKRNALIGGGLSGFSAGLLGTGGAIRGLTMAAFNLEKSAFIATSAFIDFLIDFSRTFVYYYNGFIHNHDLIYIPFLIVIGFIGTAIGKKILNYIPQNKFKKISLSLILLIGLITLMNVALK, from the coding sequence ATGAGAGACCTAAGCTATGTATTTCTGTTTTTAGCCTTGATTGCTGAGGTTTTAGGAACAATAGGTGGATTTGGGTCATCTGTTTTCTTTGTTCCAATTGCAAACTTTTATTTCGATTTTGAATCGGTTTTAGGTCTTACGGCTATCTACCATTTATCAAGTAACTTGAGTAAAATTGTTTTGTTCAAAAAAGGTCTGGATAAAAAACTGCTTATTAATATAGGAGTGCCTTCTGTGATTTTTGTTGTTGTAGGTGGCTTACTTGCAAAGGCTTTTAATAGTCATTATCTCGAATTGTTTCTTGGTCTATTCTTAGTTGTTTTGGCGATTGTGTTTTTAATTAAAAAAGATTTAATAATAAGTCCAAACAAACGAAATGCTTTAATTGGTGGTGGCTTGTCTGGGTTCTCTGCTGGACTCTTGGGAACAGGAGGTGCAATTAGAGGATTGACAATGGCAGCTTTCAATCTAGAAAAAAGTGCCTTTATTGCAACATCAGCTTTTATAGATTTTTTAATTGACTTCTCAAGAACATTTGTGTATTACTATAATGGATTTATTCATAATCATGATTTAATTTATATTCCATTTTTAATAGTTATTGGTTTTATTGGGACAGCAATAGGGAAAAAGATATTGAATTATATTCCACAAAATAAGTTTAAAAAAATATCACTAAGCTTAATTTTATTAATAGGACTTATAACATTAATGAATGTTGCATTAAAATAG
- a CDS encoding heavy-metal-associated domain-containing protein, which yields MKRVTLILALLVTTLTFAQNKNAKASMEVDGVCGMCKERIEKAAIKTKGVKSAVWSIETHELKLIYDENKTNLEAISKNIAAVGHDTKEVKATDEAYDSVHPCCKYRDKETVKDHEGEKKKENKN from the coding sequence ATGAAACGAGTAACTTTAATTTTAGCATTATTAGTAACCACTTTAACATTTGCACAAAACAAGAATGCCAAAGCTTCAATGGAAGTTGACGGAGTTTGCGGAATGTGTAAAGAGCGTATAGAAAAAGCAGCTATAAAAACCAAAGGTGTAAAGTCTGCGGTTTGGAGTATTGAGACGCATGAATTGAAATTAATTTATGATGAAAACAAAACGAATCTTGAGGCTATTTCTAAGAATATCGCTGCTGTTGGCCATGATACCAAAGAAGTAAAAGCAACGGATGAAGCTTACGATTCTGTTCATCCTTGCTGTAAGTATCGTGATAAGGAAACGGTTAAAGACCATGAAGGAGAAAAGAAAAAAGAGAATAAAAATTAA
- a CDS encoding TonB-dependent receptor, translating to MKKFLIIMLFLPFIGSSQDQLEGMVLESSTGKEMPLPGANVYWLGSTVGTISNDDGTFTLPYKFSFNKLVISYVGFKTDTIEVAENRYIKHVLQASEELDAVTVTSRKVATAKSYLKATNTLIVSSDELLKAACCNLSESFETNPSIDVNFADAVSGTKQIKMLGLTSPYILITTENIPAIRGASQAYGLSFIPGTWVESIQITKGAGSVVNGFESIAGQINTELVKPVTDDKLFVNAYAGLNGRYELNTHINQKVSDKWSTGLYVHGNLRDQKFDRNDDSFLDVPLKQQINVMNRWQYTNGEKGLVSFINLRYLNDNTQSGQMNFDPDRDRGTTNFWGSEIDTQRFEVTTKLGYVNPEIPYQSLGVQTAYSYHKQDSYYGLNDYDITHNSFYSNLVYNSIISDSRHKIKTGLSFTYDHYDELVNVDSFERVENSFGGFFEYSYDNLDKLTMTAGIRADQHNRLGFFITPRFHVRYTPWEKSAFRFSVGRGKRSANVFAENQNMFASSRQINILNSGGKIYGLDPEIAWNYGVSYLQGFNLFDRKADITFDFYRTDFQNQVVVDWENPYQVNFYNLEGDSYANSFQFEFNYNLFENFDLRTAYKFYDVKTDYNSGELEKPLVPKHRLFANAAYETEKNDNGAQWKFDATYNWLDSQRFPSTNLSDVEYQLDEYSPTVGTLNLQVTKVFSPKFEVYLGGENVTNVKQDNPIVSADNPFGSNFDTNFVYGPIFGSMYYAGLRFRIN from the coding sequence ATGAAAAAGTTTTTAATTATAATGTTGTTTTTACCTTTTATAGGATCATCTCAAGATCAATTAGAAGGTATGGTTTTAGAATCAAGCACAGGTAAAGAAATGCCGTTGCCTGGTGCCAATGTGTATTGGCTAGGTTCTACAGTTGGAACAATTTCTAATGATGACGGTACATTTACGTTACCTTATAAATTCTCATTCAACAAATTGGTGATAAGTTATGTAGGTTTTAAAACTGATACTATAGAGGTTGCTGAAAACAGATACATCAAACATGTATTACAAGCTTCTGAAGAATTAGATGCTGTTACGGTGACCTCACGAAAAGTGGCAACAGCTAAATCGTATTTAAAAGCTACAAATACACTAATAGTCAGTAGTGATGAACTGTTGAAGGCGGCTTGTTGTAATTTGTCTGAGAGTTTTGAAACTAACCCATCTATTGATGTGAATTTTGCTGATGCAGTTTCAGGAACAAAGCAAATAAAAATGCTAGGCCTTACAAGTCCATACATTTTAATAACTACCGAAAACATTCCAGCCATTCGAGGAGCATCGCAAGCTTATGGATTAAGTTTTATTCCTGGTACTTGGGTGGAAAGTATCCAGATTACTAAGGGAGCAGGTAGTGTAGTCAACGGATTTGAAAGTATTGCAGGTCAAATAAACACAGAATTAGTAAAACCTGTAACAGACGATAAGTTGTTTGTAAACGCTTATGCTGGTCTTAATGGTAGATATGAACTTAACACACACATTAACCAAAAAGTATCGGATAAGTGGAGTACAGGTTTGTATGTGCATGGTAATTTAAGAGATCAAAAATTTGATAGAAATGATGATTCTTTTCTAGATGTGCCATTAAAACAGCAAATTAATGTGATGAATCGTTGGCAGTATACTAATGGAGAAAAAGGTTTGGTAAGCTTTATCAACCTAAGATATCTTAATGACAATACGCAGTCAGGACAGATGAATTTTGATCCAGATAGAGATAGAGGTACAACCAATTTTTGGGGAAGTGAAATTGATACCCAACGTTTTGAAGTCACTACTAAACTAGGCTATGTAAATCCTGAAATTCCGTATCAAAGTTTGGGTGTACAGACGGCATATAGTTATCATAAACAAGATTCTTATTATGGGTTGAATGACTATGATATAACACATAATAGCTTTTATTCTAATTTGGTTTACAATAGTATAATTTCAGATTCGCGCCATAAGATAAAAACAGGTCTAAGTTTTACTTATGACCATTATGATGAATTGGTAAATGTTGATTCATTTGAACGTGTGGAAAATTCGTTTGGTGGCTTTTTTGAATACTCGTACGACAATTTGGATAAGCTGACAATGACAGCTGGTATTAGAGCAGATCAACATAATAGATTAGGCTTTTTTATTACGCCAAGATTTCATGTGCGTTATACTCCTTGGGAAAAATCAGCTTTTAGATTTTCTGTAGGAAGAGGAAAGCGAAGTGCTAATGTTTTTGCTGAAAATCAAAATATGTTTGCCAGCTCAAGGCAAATTAATATTTTAAATTCAGGTGGAAAAATCTACGGTTTAGATCCTGAAATTGCATGGAATTATGGTGTAAGTTATCTCCAAGGATTTAATCTTTTTGATAGAAAGGCTGATATCACGTTTGATTTTTACAGAACAGACTTTCAAAATCAGGTTGTTGTTGATTGGGAAAATCCTTATCAAGTCAATTTTTATAATCTTGAAGGAGATAGCTATGCTAATAGTTTTCAATTTGAGTTCAACTATAATCTTTTTGAAAATTTTGATTTGCGTACAGCTTATAAGTTTTATGATGTCAAAACCGACTACAACTCTGGGGAATTAGAAAAACCGTTAGTGCCAAAACATCGTTTATTTGCTAACGCAGCTTATGAAACCGAAAAGAACGATAACGGTGCACAATGGAAGTTTGATGCAACATATAATTGGTTAGACTCTCAGCGCTTTCCGAGCACAAATTTAAGTGATGTAGAATATCAATTAGATGAATATTCTCCAACCGTAGGAACACTTAACCTTCAGGTCACAAAAGTCTTTTCTCCTAAGTTTGAAGTATATTTAGGAGGAGAAAATGTAACCAATGTAAAACAAGATAATCCAATAGTTAGTGCAGACAATCCGTTTGGTTCAAATTTTGATACTAACTTTGTATATGGTCCAATATTTGGAAGTATGTATTACGCAGGATTACGATTTAGAATAAATTAA
- a CDS encoding heavy-metal-associated domain-containing protein, whose product MTHTYNVTGMTCNGCKASVEKSLSELQHIESVEVNLNSNTATIKMNKHIEVDTLQNALSDKYTISEQEAKNVFSSTQTVKEEKSELKQLFPLFLILGYILIASTLLNIKPWNIDGFMLDFMGLFYIVFSFFKLLDLKGFPESFRMYDPLAKAIPAYGWIYPFIEVVLGLMFLVRFQTDIALIVTLVILGITTFGVTKTLLDKKSIQCACLGTALNLPMTKATFIENAIMIVMAIFMIIKTFDV is encoded by the coding sequence ATGACACATACATATAATGTTACGGGAATGACCTGTAACGGTTGCAAGGCTTCAGTTGAAAAATCGTTGTCTGAATTACAACATATTGAAAGCGTTGAGGTGAACCTCAATAGTAATACTGCAACCATAAAAATGAACAAGCATATTGAAGTAGATACACTTCAAAATGCCTTATCTGATAAATACACGATTTCAGAACAAGAAGCTAAAAATGTTTTTAGTTCAACTCAAACTGTTAAAGAGGAAAAAAGTGAACTGAAACAGCTGTTTCCACTATTTTTAATTCTTGGTTATATATTGATAGCCTCGACCCTTTTGAATATAAAACCATGGAATATTGATGGTTTTATGCTAGATTTTATGGGTCTATTTTATATTGTTTTTAGCTTTTTCAAACTTCTAGATCTTAAAGGGTTTCCAGAAAGCTTTAGAATGTACGACCCATTGGCAAAAGCTATTCCTGCTTACGGCTGGATATACCCATTTATTGAAGTTGTACTAGGCTTAATGTTTCTTGTGCGCTTTCAAACAGATATTGCTTTGATAGTTACTTTGGTGATTTTAGGTATCACAACTTTTGGTGTTACCAAAACGTTGTTAGATAAAAAATCTATTCAATGTGCTTGTTTGGGTACAGCATTAAATTTGCCAATGACCAAAGCAACCTTTATTGAAAATGCCATAATGATAGTTATGGCCATATTTATGATTATTAAAACTTTTGATGTATGA
- a CDS encoding HYC_CC_PP family protein, producing MVKFSFLNRTIAVTLSFLVLFSTLSLAIEKHFCGDTLVDVAIFTNVKKCGTEMQDMNQSEIVKKSCCKDETEIINGQDELKINSFDDLSSIQKQILVAFNFSYINLFEGLPKKTIPNRDYSPPEIVKDIHVLDETYLI from the coding sequence ATTGTGAAATTTTCATTTCTAAATAGAACCATTGCTGTAACACTATCTTTTTTAGTGCTATTTTCTACGCTTTCTTTAGCGATAGAAAAACATTTTTGTGGTGATACTTTAGTCGACGTTGCTATTTTCACTAACGTAAAAAAATGCGGTACCGAGATGCAAGACATGAATCAATCGGAAATCGTAAAAAAGTCTTGTTGTAAAGATGAAACAGAAATCATTAATGGACAGGATGAATTAAAAATTAATTCATTTGATGATTTGTCAAGCATACAAAAGCAAATACTTGTTGCTTTTAATTTTAGCTATATCAACCTGTTTGAAGGTTTACCTAAAAAAACCATACCAAACAGAGATTACTCACCTCCCGAAATAGTGAAAGACATACACGTTTTGGACGAAACTTACCTTATTTAA
- a CDS encoding exosortase F system-associated membrane protein — protein MPKLTRYILAVLLLLVLVAIRGFEDYLFYDPYLTFFENDYLYMDNPRREVAKLVFYTSLRYVLNTFASLGILYFVFNDKVMIKFTTLLYVIAYVLLLIPFLYFVINPRQEDYYLFFNVRRFLIQPIGLILLLPAFYYYKLNR, from the coding sequence ATGCCTAAACTTACGCGTTACATATTAGCTGTTCTATTGTTACTTGTTTTGGTAGCAATTAGAGGCTTTGAGGATTATTTGTTTTATGACCCTTATCTCACATTTTTTGAAAATGACTATCTCTATATGGATAATCCAAGACGAGAAGTTGCTAAATTAGTATTCTACACCAGTCTTCGATATGTGCTAAATACTTTCGCATCATTAGGAATCCTTTACTTTGTTTTTAATGATAAAGTGATGATAAAATTTACTACATTATTGTATGTTATCGCTTATGTACTATTACTGATTCCTTTTCTATATTTTGTCATCAACCCTAGGCAAGAAGATTATTATTTATTCTTTAATGTAAGACGGTTTTTAATTCAGCCTATAGGTTTAATACTGCTATTACCAGCATTTTACTATTATAAGCTTAATCGTTAA
- the xrtF gene encoding exosortase family protein XrtF → MRELLTKYKLVIRFIITFLLVYGVLTIGYNVYLKLSDGSKYYPDYMTNLVARQTNSLLNTIGYEAKILPHPDEASMKIIINGKFVARVIEGCNAVSIIILFLSFIVAFAGKFKTTLFYCFAGSIIIYAFNLIRIVILSAGLYHYPWRREVLHNVIFPMLIYSTVFLLWMFWVNRFSKNVKANA, encoded by the coding sequence TTGAGAGAGCTCTTAACAAAATATAAACTCGTTATAAGATTTATTATCACCTTTTTATTGGTTTATGGTGTATTAACCATTGGTTATAATGTGTATTTAAAATTATCAGATGGTTCTAAATACTATCCAGATTATATGACCAATTTGGTTGCTAGACAGACCAATTCCTTACTTAATACTATTGGCTATGAAGCTAAGATTTTGCCACATCCAGATGAGGCTTCGATGAAAATTATTATTAATGGAAAATTTGTTGCCAGAGTTATAGAAGGTTGTAATGCTGTGAGCATTATCATTTTGTTTCTATCATTTATTGTTGCTTTTGCAGGAAAGTTTAAAACAACATTATTTTATTGTTTTGCTGGTAGTATAATCATATATGCCTTTAATCTTATTCGAATAGTTATTTTATCAGCAGGACTTTACCATTACCCATGGAGACGTGAGGTATTGCACAATGTTATTTTCCCAATGTTGATTTATAGTACAGTGTTTTTACTTTGGATGTTTTGGGTGAACAGGTTTTCTAAAAATGTAAAAGCAAATGCCTAA
- a CDS encoding GAF domain-containing protein, producing MTFETLKPKIKSIVSNTNFNIDERLLKICEFLEANIDYYNWVGFYFKNGDKNELKLGPYVGEPTDHTIIPFGKGICGQVAVSNKNFVVPDVSAQDNYIACSITVKAEIVIPIFVNGENIGQIDIDSNTPDPFSEADERFLEFVCEEVAKII from the coding sequence ATGACTTTTGAAACCCTAAAACCTAAAATAAAATCAATAGTATCAAACACAAACTTTAATATAGACGAGCGTCTTTTAAAAATTTGTGAGTTTCTTGAAGCTAATATAGACTATTACAATTGGGTTGGTTTCTATTTTAAAAATGGTGATAAAAACGAATTAAAACTAGGGCCTTATGTTGGTGAACCAACAGACCACACTATTATTCCATTCGGAAAAGGGATTTGCGGACAAGTTGCCGTGAGTAACAAAAACTTTGTAGTGCCAGATGTCTCTGCACAAGATAATTACATAGCATGTAGCATTACGGTAAAAGCTGAGATTGTAATCCCAATTTTTGTAAACGGTGAAAATATCGGACAAATAGATATAGATTCTAATACTCCAGATCCATTTTCTGAAGCTGATGAACGCTTTTTAGAATTTGTTTGTGAGGAAGTTGCAAAAATTATTTAG